A genomic window from Vanessa cardui chromosome Z, ilVanCard2.1, whole genome shotgun sequence includes:
- the LOC124543388 gene encoding uncharacterized protein LOC124543388: MTGSSLPNKVGSYEKVATVKITLLELAYCYVNCIESNLLERGGQLVNGSTGDVNGKSCVVVHRQVRLRLGLAAFPAKVTECQIDLSHFVTQRSPLNKLTSFTSSTIMLLLRATCLLLVVATSMGRPYDPEDGEIKSVLPSSGEFEAFYPRQAHGIPNGSSRPAHGHGSFYKHRNPALVDVKNAAAYGFRFDGMRRFNFDDDEE; this comes from the exons atgacTG ggTCTTCACTTCCTAACAAAGTTGGTTCGTACGAGAAAGTAGCAACCGTAAAAATTACATTGCTTGAATTAGCATACTGTTATGTCAATTGCATTGAAAGCAACTTGCTAGAGCGCGGTGGTCAGCTTGTTAATGGTAGCACAGGTGACGTAAATGGAAAGTCTTGCGTAGTGGTACATCGTCAGGTCAGATTGCGGTTAGGCTTAGCCGCGTTCCCCGCCAAGGTAACCGAGTGCCAAATCGACCTGTCACATTTCGTTACGCAACGATCACCATTAAATAAGCTCACTTCATTTACATCTTCAACCATTATG CTGTTGCTACGCGCGACTTGCTTGTTGTTAGTGGTGGCGACATCTATGGGTCGACCGTACGATCCTGAGGATGGAGAGATCAAGAGCGTACTGCCATCTAGTGGCGAGTTCGAAGCGTTCTATCCGCGGCAAGCGCATGGAATACCGAACGGTTCTTCGCGACCTGCGCACGGGCATGGCAGTTTCTATAAGCACCGCAATCCGGCGCTAGTTGACGTGAAAAACGCGGCCGCGTACGGTTTCCGATTCGACGGCATGAGAAGATTCAACTTTGATGATGACGAAGAATAA